From the Methanoculleus caldifontis genome, the window GGGCCGGACAACGCTCCCCGGTCCGGAGAACCAGCCCTCAATATGGAGCCGCCCCGTCTTCACCCCGGCGGTCTGACCGCCTCGATCTCGAGACGCACCATCGGGACGTGGATGCGGCCGTCGGGCGACGGGTGCCGCTCGACGTACCGGTTCGCCAGTTCGGCGACGAATGCCGGCCGGGCCTCCTCGGGCAGCCGGTCGAGGTAGAGGAGCCAGGTAGTCCGGATCCACCCCATGAGACCATCCAGCCCTCGCACCTGCGGTGCTCGAGCTCCGGACGTTTCGTCCGTCGCTTTATCGAATGACATGTCCTTCCCGATCAGCTCGACCCGCACCGGCGTGAGTCCCGCTTCCGCAAGCCACTCGCGCTCCTCCTCCGGCCCATAGAAGGCGTAGCGGGGGACCGGACCGTCGAAGAGATCCTTCCACGGCTCCTCTTCGAGCATCGCGTCCGCGAGCGCGAGGACCGGTGCGGCATTTCCCTTCCCGCCCATCTGGAGGAGGACCCTGCCCCCCGGCCGGAGAGCGCGGGCA encodes:
- a CDS encoding class I SAM-dependent methyltransferase — protein: MLFRPGNSHGGSIIAHTWNPDDYRQHSSTQASWAHELIAKLDLSGNERVLDLGCGEGKVTAEIAARLSSGSVLGLDLSPDMIAFAREHLPPERCPNLRFVEGDMLDLPFDGEFDVVFSNAALHWVPDHGRVFSGIARALRPGGRVLLQMGGKGNAAPVLALADAMLEEEPWKDLFDGPVPRYAFYGPEEEREWLAEAGLTPVRVELIGKDMSFDKATDETSGARAPQVRGLDGLMGWIRTTWLLYLDRLPEEARPAFVAELANRYVERHPSPDGRIHVPMVRLEIEAVRPPG